In Sphingomonas sp. LT1P40, the DNA window CGCCCGCCGTCCCCTGTCCGACAGACTGCGGAAGGTGACCGACCAGCGCGGCACGCTCATCGCCGCAACGCTATGCTCCCAATGATGCCGGGCTTCGCCAGAAAGATGGTAGATCGATCGCGGCGCCAGTTCGGTCTTGGCCCGTTCGAAGCCGGTCGCGGTGCGGCGACGCAGTCGAAGCGTGGCAGCATTGCCGAGCGAAATACCGACGACATGCTCGAACACCGGCCGATCCTTGTGCCATCCGATCCCGGCGCCCGGGTCGTAGCGGATGAGCAGCGCCTGGACGAGATCGTCGGGCCGAAGACCTGCGACCTGCGCGGCGCGCGCCTTCACGGTCAGCAGCCAGTCCGGGATCGGCTCGGCCGGTGCAAAGCTGCCGCTCTCGAAATCATAGCTCCAGCCGTAGCTGCGCGTGAGGCGCTTGCCGGTCCATTGCTGGAACTTGAAAGGGCTCAAGTTCTCCGCATTGATGTGCACGACGAGGTCCGCTTCGTCGGCGGCGGACAGGAAGTCGCCGCGAAGAGCAAGCCCTGGAACAATCGGGGCGTCGAACAGGTCGAGCATCGCTGTCATCACCGCATGCCTCGTCCGCCTTCCGTGCCACCGGTCCGGCGCAGCACGTTCCCGAGCGAGCGCCCCGCGAACGTACATGGCGCCAAGAGGCGATCGTAGCTGCGCCGACCGACCCGGCAGACGAGCACCTTTCCCATCGCCGCGCGCGCGAGTCTGCGCTTGGCATCTCGGCCACCGCGCTCGTGCAGTTCGGGCGCGTAAAAATCGATTAGGCGGATCTCGATCCAGCGATTTGGCCGGCCTGCCCGTGCTGCGCAAAGGCCATCGCCATCGTCAACATAGCGTACGACGCCGCTGAAGGTCGCACCCTTGCGCGGCAGCGCGCCTTCGCATCGATCTGGATTCGCGAGCGCTGGCGACGCCCAGGCGCAGGCGCGGAGAGTCGTCGCGATGGCGAAGGAAAATCGAAATGTCATTCGTGGTCTGTCAGCGCAACTGGCTGTCCTTGCTGCCGCGCCGGTTGATGCCGACAAAACTCGGTCGCTTGTCGCGAGCCGACTGACAAGCGACGCAGGTGCGAGCGCCCGGCAGCGCTGCGCGACGTGCCGGCGGAATAGGCTCGCCGCATTCCTCGCAGTCGTCGAGCCCCTCGCCCGAGGGCATGCGCGCCCGAGCGATGGCCAGCGCGTCTTTCACGCTGTCTTCGATCTGCTCCTGAACCGCGCCGTCGGGCGCCCAGCCATTGGCCATGCTCGTCTGTCACCGTCGATGCCGTTGCAATCATTAGGATATAGGGTCTTGGGATCGGCATTTCATCGGCGGGCGTGGTTGAACTCGCAGCCGCCACTGGTCCGGACCTGCCGAACGATACCGGTAACCACCGAAAAGCGGACTTCAGACCATTGACTGAATGAACGACAGGTTCCGGGATGGTCTGTTGATCGACCGAACGGCGGCTAGTGGGGCGCGTTGCCGACCGTCGGCTTTTCGGATTCTGCGATTGGCGCGAATGTCCGGAAGTGGGTGGTTAGCGGACTTTGTCGAGTTTGTTATTGCGACAGAGTAATTTGCCTCGGAGCTTCAAACCCGTTTGGATTTGATGAATCGTCAGCGAAGGGAACTGAGGCGGTTACGCGCCGTTAAGGCATCACTTCGAGCCACTACGGCTACGTGAAGATCAACGGTGAGATGCACTATCTCTGGCGGGCGGTTGGCCAGGAGGGCGAAGTGCTCGAGAGCTTCGTCACCAAAACCCGCGATAAGGCCGCTGCGCTGCGGTTCATGAAGAAGGCGCTCAAACGCCACGGGTCGCCTGAGACGATCACGACCGATGGTCTCGGCTCCTACCGTGCAGCGATGAAATTGCTGGGCAATGCCGAGAAGCAGGAGATCGGTCGTTGGGCAAACAACCGCGTCGAGAACAGCCATCTGCCCTTCCGACGACGTGAGCGAGCCATGCTGCGATTTCGACAAATGAAGTCGCTACAAAAGTTCGCTTCCGTTCACGCCAACGTCCACAATCACTTCAGCCTGGAGCGTCATCTCGTCGATCGCCAAACGTTCAAGGAACGCCGCTCAGCCGCGCTGGCTGAGTGGCAATCCCTCGCGAGGGCTCTGTCAGACCAACGTGGCACTAGCCGGGAGACGCTGCTAACCGTAGGTGATGAGCCGGAAGTCACGAGCGAAGCCGCCCTCCCCGTTCCGCTATTTCAACTCGTCGCCGGAGGTGATCCGCCTTGTGGTGATGATGTACGTGAGGTTTCCGCTGTCGCTGCGGAACGTCGAGGACCTGCTGTTCGAGCGCGGCATCGACATCTGTCACGAGACAGTACGGATGTGGTGGAACAGGTTCGGACCGATGTTCGGTGGCGACATCCGTCGGCAGCGTGTGTCCCGCATGCGAGGCTTCCGACACTGGCGATGGCACCTCGATGAGATGTACGTGAAGGCTCAACGGCGAGATGGTCTATCTCTGGCGCGCGGTCGATCAGGAAGGTGAGATTCTCGAGAGCTACATTACCAAGACGCGGGACAAGGGTGCGGCGATGCGCTTCATGAGGAAGACGCTGAAGCGCCATGGGTCGCCTGAGAAGATAACGACCGATGGCCTCCGCTCATACCTCGCAGCGATGAACGAGCTGGGCAACGGTGAGAAGCAGGAGGTCGGACGCTGGGCCAACAACCGGGTGGAGAACAGCCACCTGTCGTTCCGAAGACGCGAGCGAGCCATGCTCAGATTCCGGCGGATGAAGACGCTGCAGAAGTTCGCCAGCGTGCATGCCAATGTTCACAACCACTTCAACCTGGAGCGCCATCTCGTCGACCGACAGACCTACAAGGAACGCCGCTCAGCCGCCCTGGCTGAGTGGCAGTCGCTGGCGAATTAGCCCCCTGCCCTCATAGACCGAACTGCATCGTGTGGAGACCGGTTCGCATTTGACTGACAGCACCGCCACTCCCAGGTCCGATAGAATCCGGACAGATCCGAACACCTGAGCATTTCTGCCATATTCCGCTCGACCCTGTCCAATGACGTCTATTGATGTCTCGTCAAATCCGGGTTTGAATGTGGGAATGAATGAGGGAAAAGCGAAACGGGAGAACTCTCCGCGCTGAGGGTTGCGAAGGAATCGCGGAAAGGCCCGCGAATTGAGCATTGTCGCTTCTCGCGAAGCAACACCCGCAACGAAGTCCGGACGATGCAGCACCGCCTACTTCAACGATCGAGCGCTGCTTCACACCGGAAGCTGCTCGCCGAAAGCGTCGATCCGGTCCCGCGGTACACCGCCCGCTGCGGATAAGGGCAGAGCGGTCGCTGCATGTCGATCTTGCCCGCATCCTCGCTGCCGAATTTGGTCGCCACGATGCGATCGGGCACCTCGCCCTTGTCGGCCCACGCGATCAACGCGGAGAACAGGTCGTGCTGCGCGTCGTCGGAAGGCGGGCGTGGCGGAATGCCCAGCGTGGCGTTGAATGCATCCGGCCCTGTTCCGCCGCCACAATGCATCATCCCCGGGGCAAGGAACAGGCGCGCGCTGTCGGCAAGTTTGCCCGCGCCGCCCATCTGCGCGGCGTGACGGTCGAAAAAGGCTACCGACTGGCCAGGCGCGACGAGGGTGTCGGCCAGGCCGTGATAGACGATCAGCTTGCCGCCACGCGCGGCGAACGCCGCCAGACTACCGCGCGTCGCATCGTTGACGATGGGGTCCAGCCGCGCGTTGACCGTCGGCATGTCGCGGTCGAAGTCGAAGTTCTTCCAGTCCCAATTGGGGCCGAACACCCATTTGAACAGCGCACCGAAGGGCGGCTGGTCATTGATCGGCTTTTGCAGGAAGGACCAGCCGAATGTGTCAGGCATTTCGCTGCCTGGCAGCCAGCCATAATAGGTCGGCTTCCCGTCCCGGTCGGTGGGTCCGGAATAGAAGGCGCGCGCGGTCGAGACCTCACCCTCGGTCAAGCAAGCGTCCGATGCCGCGCCCTTGCATTGCAGGACCCGGGGGTCGAACTTGCAGCTCATGGGGTCCGAGATGAACCGGTCGCCCGCCAGCCCGTGCCCCTGCCGCCAGCAGCCGGCGATGGCGGCCTTGTTGAGCAGCTTCAGCTTCGCTTCCGAAAGGAGGCGACCGGGGGTGCTATTCGCGGACGCATAGTTCCACAGCACTGCGGCATGGCCCCAGGTCCGGTCGATTACCGGCGCGCCCACCAGAATGCCGTCATAGTCGCCCGGGTAATGGAGCGCTTCGATCAAGCCCATCTGGCCGCCGGTCGAACAGCCGGTGTAATAGGATCGCCGGGCGTCCTGCCCGTAAAACGCCGTGGTGATCGCCTTGCCCGTCATCGTCATGACATGAGTCGACAGCCGTCCCCAA includes these proteins:
- a CDS encoding alpha-ketoglutarate-dependent dioxygenase AlkB, which encodes MLDLFDAPIVPGLALRGDFLSAADEADLVVHINAENLSPFKFQQWTGKRLTRSYGWSYDFESGSFAPAEPIPDWLLTVKARAAQVAGLRPDDLVQALLIRYDPGAGIGWHKDRPVFEHVVGISLGNAATLRLRRRTATGFERAKTELAPRSIYHLSGEARHHWEHSVAAMSVPRWSVTFRSLSDRGRRA
- a CDS encoding thermonuclease family protein, whose product is MTFRFSFAIATTLRACAWASPALANPDRCEGALPRKGATFSGVVRYVDDGDGLCAARAGRPNRWIEIRLIDFYAPELHERGGRDAKRRLARAAMGKVLVCRVGRRSYDRLLAPCTFAGRSLGNVLRRTGGTEGGRGMR
- a CDS encoding DksA/TraR family C4-type zinc finger protein translates to MANGWAPDGAVQEQIEDSVKDALAIARARMPSGEGLDDCEECGEPIPPARRAALPGARTCVACQSARDKRPSFVGINRRGSKDSQLR
- a CDS encoding tannase/feruloyl esterase family alpha/beta hydrolase encodes the protein MKRYHCLALLAATAIWTVPGAALAQARKPTADAAARCTALAGLKLRDTTIASAALVPAKSPETTIAGDVPGYRSFCRVVARVRSEPGSDIGVELWLPAQGWTGVFHGNGSGGFAGTFALGYSGMVEGLRRGFATVTTDAGTAPATPLEGDALIGQPRKWRDWGRLSTHVMTMTGKAITTAFYGQDARRSYYTGCSTGGQMGLIEALHYPGDYDGILVGAPVIDRTWGHAAVLWNYASANSTPGRLLSEAKLKLLNKAAIAGCWRQGHGLAGDRFISDPMSCKFDPRVLQCKGAASDACLTEGEVSTARAFYSGPTDRDGKPTYYGWLPGSEMPDTFGWSFLQKPINDQPPFGALFKWVFGPNWDWKNFDFDRDMPTVNARLDPIVNDATRGSLAAFAARGGKLIVYHGLADTLVAPGQSVAFFDRHAAQMGGAGKLADSARLFLAPGMMHCGGGTGPDAFNATLGIPPRPPSDDAQHDLFSALIAWADKGEVPDRIVATKFGSEDAGKIDMQRPLCPYPQRAVYRGTGSTLSASSFRCEAALDR